One part of the Halobacteria archaeon AArc-dxtr1 genome encodes these proteins:
- a CDS encoding DUF456 domain-containing protein, protein MVDAITVLAVGLLLAGIAGTLVPLVPGGLLSLSGVYLYWWSSGFAEPGTLALAVLTTLGVLTLIAEFLGGAIAARAGGASWGTTAVAAVVGLALMFVLGPLGLLVGLFGTVFALEFARHGDVAGGTRTALYATLGILASTAVQVLLTTAILLGFLVAVFI, encoded by the coding sequence ATGGTCGACGCGATAACGGTGCTGGCGGTGGGTCTCTTATTGGCGGGTATCGCCGGCACGCTCGTTCCGCTGGTGCCCGGCGGACTGCTCTCGCTGTCGGGCGTCTACCTCTACTGGTGGAGTTCCGGCTTCGCCGAGCCGGGAACGCTCGCGCTCGCGGTGCTCACTACGCTCGGAGTGCTCACCCTGATCGCGGAGTTTCTCGGCGGGGCGATCGCCGCCCGCGCGGGCGGCGCCTCGTGGGGAACGACTGCCGTCGCGGCCGTCGTGGGTCTCGCGCTCATGTTCGTTCTCGGTCCTCTCGGGCTTCTCGTCGGGCTGTTCGGGACGGTGTTCGCGCTCGAATTTGCTCGCCACGGCGACGTCGCGGGCGGCACGCGAACCGCTCTCTACGCGACCCTCGGGATACTGGCCTCGACGGCGGTTCAGGTGCTGTTGACGACCGCAATCCTGCTTGGCTTTCTCGTCGCCGTCTTCATCTGA
- a CDS encoding DUF5800 family protein, translated as MTTLAFDEEGVDVVYEGTEFRLDSDLIEEATEKSYYDVTDHEVLKIVAEQPNLQGEPRRVGDILD; from the coding sequence ATGACTACACTTGCGTTCGACGAGGAGGGCGTCGACGTCGTCTACGAGGGCACGGAGTTTCGACTCGACAGCGACCTCATCGAGGAGGCGACCGAGAAGTCCTACTACGACGTGACCGACCACGAAGTCCTGAAGATCGTCGCCGAGCAGCCGAACCTGCAGGGCGAACCGCGGCGCGTCGGGGATATTCTGGACTGA
- a CDS encoding electron transfer flavoprotein subunit beta/FixA family protein, with protein sequence MRSLVLTKGVPDFSEGAVSFDEDGHLERGKTPTVMNPNDAFALEAALQTKVRHGGHVSGMCMGPPSYTSVLEEAMASVYTDDSYLLSDREFAASDTWATAITLCSAVEKYQDEVADVDLVFAGFKTADGETGHTGPQTCWGLEWPIVTHVLALDIDLEERVLRAKRLVEGDVDEIETVEAPLPCMVIADPEFAPTYRKASHRLTHKQLRAETQARAAEHDEYLTEWDHEDLDLDPDYIGLDGSPTIVSSVDPIPKAPAEREATMIDPDDPEGLGTVVDELTPFAGGD encoded by the coding sequence ATGCGATCTCTCGTCCTGACCAAGGGCGTGCCGGACTTCTCGGAGGGTGCCGTCTCCTTCGACGAGGACGGCCACTTAGAGCGGGGCAAGACGCCGACGGTGATGAATCCGAACGACGCCTTTGCGCTGGAGGCCGCCCTCCAGACGAAGGTCCGCCACGGCGGCCACGTCAGCGGGATGTGTATGGGTCCACCATCCTACACGAGCGTCTTAGAGGAGGCGATGGCCTCGGTCTACACAGACGACAGCTATCTCCTCTCCGACCGCGAGTTCGCCGCCTCGGACACCTGGGCGACCGCGATCACGCTCTGTTCGGCAGTCGAGAAGTATCAAGACGAGGTCGCCGACGTCGACCTCGTTTTCGCCGGCTTCAAAACGGCGGATGGCGAGACCGGCCACACCGGCCCCCAGACCTGCTGGGGGCTCGAGTGGCCTATCGTCACGCACGTCCTCGCGCTAGACATCGATCTCGAGGAGCGGGTGTTGCGGGCCAAGCGGCTGGTCGAGGGCGACGTCGACGAAATCGAGACCGTCGAGGCGCCCCTGCCGTGTATGGTCATCGCAGATCCGGAGTTCGCCCCGACCTATCGGAAGGCCTCTCACCGACTGACGCACAAGCAACTTCGCGCAGAGACACAGGCCCGGGCAGCCGAACACGACGAGTACCTGACGGAGTGGGACCACGAGGACCTCGACCTCGATCCCGACTACATCGGTCTCGACGGCTCGCCGACGATCGTCTCCTCGGTCGATCCGATTCCCAAGGCGCCGGCCGAGCGCGAAGCAACGATGATCGACCCCGACGATCCCGAGGGCCTGGGCACCGTCGTCGACGAACTGACGCCGTTTGCGGGAGGTGACTAA
- a CDS encoding electron transfer flavoprotein subunit alpha/FixB family protein gives MGIDPEEHTVPELTEELDTIDDVDELTAVLEAERAGKDRKTAREAINRRLDSVGAQDDAGAEGEETEVETDDEATDASTVSDDETEGEYEETAETIGDDAEGDEPEADEAGSEESDADTPDEAIEAIDEEMAETRDKRHVRALVGGDYEDMWVFCETQQGELLDVSKEMLGKARELMDQYEADYGDEERVVAFVVGDDCADLAEEAIAYGADVAVFHEDDRLERFTHTPYTQIAAHMARGEGTVESTDWREYDEPRYVLFPATNNGRDLSAMVQAELDSGLASDCSDLFIQEEEASNPVKTGEPGVKKTFERVLHMKRPDFSGFEYSTILCLDNPDRDFHPQGASVIPGTFDVPDPDPDREGLVVEHDMELDDEWFAVEIEEYDTLEAGVDLTGHDVVVCLGRGIADDPTLGMELGLDLVDAFDDSALGITRGIVTSAYQFEGHVEQYSKEERQIGETGQVVAPDLYIAAGVSGAVQHKVGMDQSDTIVSINTDPDARIRDVSDYFLKGDLFEVLPQLTAAVESGELQLEAAADGGGDDD, from the coding sequence GTGGGTATCGACCCCGAGGAACACACAGTTCCCGAACTGACCGAGGAACTGGACACGATCGACGACGTCGACGAACTCACTGCCGTCCTCGAGGCCGAACGTGCCGGCAAGGACCGGAAGACGGCTCGCGAGGCAATCAATCGTCGCCTCGATTCGGTCGGCGCGCAAGACGACGCCGGCGCCGAGGGCGAGGAGACCGAGGTTGAAACCGACGACGAGGCCACGGACGCCAGCACCGTGTCCGACGACGAGACCGAAGGCGAGTACGAGGAGACAGCTGAAACTATCGGCGACGACGCCGAGGGTGACGAACCCGAGGCGGACGAAGCTGGGAGCGAAGAATCCGACGCCGATACACCCGACGAAGCGATCGAAGCGATCGACGAGGAGATGGCCGAGACGCGGGACAAGCGCCACGTTCGCGCGCTCGTCGGGGGTGACTACGAGGATATGTGGGTCTTCTGTGAGACCCAGCAGGGCGAACTGCTCGACGTCTCGAAGGAGATGCTCGGGAAGGCCCGCGAGCTGATGGATCAGTACGAGGCGGATTACGGTGACGAAGAGCGCGTCGTCGCGTTCGTCGTCGGCGACGACTGCGCTGACCTCGCCGAGGAGGCGATCGCCTACGGCGCCGACGTCGCGGTCTTCCACGAGGACGACCGCCTCGAGCGGTTCACCCACACGCCCTACACGCAGATCGCGGCCCACATGGCCCGCGGTGAGGGAACCGTCGAGAGCACCGACTGGCGCGAGTACGACGAGCCCCGGTACGTGCTCTTCCCGGCGACGAACAACGGTCGGGACCTCTCCGCGATGGTCCAGGCCGAACTCGACTCCGGGCTCGCTTCGGACTGTTCTGACCTCTTCATCCAGGAAGAAGAGGCCTCGAACCCGGTCAAGACGGGCGAACCCGGCGTCAAAAAGACGTTCGAGCGCGTCCTCCACATGAAGCGACCCGACTTCTCGGGCTTCGAGTATTCGACGATCCTCTGTCTCGACAACCCCGACCGGGACTTCCACCCGCAGGGGGCCTCCGTCATTCCGGGAACGTTCGACGTCCCCGATCCGGACCCCGACCGCGAGGGGCTCGTCGTCGAACACGACATGGAACTCGACGACGAGTGGTTCGCCGTCGAGATTGAGGAGTACGACACCCTAGAAGCGGGCGTCGACCTGACTGGCCACGACGTCGTCGTCTGTCTGGGTCGGGGCATCGCCGACGACCCCACGCTCGGGATGGAACTCGGCCTCGACCTCGTCGACGCCTTCGACGATTCGGCGCTCGGCATCACCCGAGGGATCGTCACCTCTGCCTACCAGTTCGAGGGCCACGTCGAACAGTACTCGAAGGAGGAACGCCAGATCGGCGAGACGGGCCAGGTCGTCGCACCCGATCTCTACATCGCCGCGGGCGTCTCCGGCGCGGTCCAGCACAAGGTCGGTATGGACCAGTCCGACACCATCGTCTCGATCAACACCGATCCCGACGCCCGCATCCGGGACGTCTCCGACTACTTCCTCAAGGGCGACCTCTTCGAGGTCCTTCCGCAGCTGACGGCGGCCGTCGAATCCGGCGAGTTACAGCTCGAAGCCGCCGCCGACGGGGGTGGTGACGATGACTGA
- a CDS encoding polymer-forming cytoskeletal protein — MAFSRDPLDELVVPDGTEAKEVDLVTDGDVLVGTRSTVDFGIRGRNVLVGESVDVDGSIEAAGDCRLDMWCTVGGDVLVGEDAYVGERVTVDGQLKVAGDLDIGDDVEIEEGFEANGWIVIRNPMPTIVFLFVYLKHLLLLGEEDAAQRLVSELVDDEGEEPPVEPLVIPGNATVGDDAWRVSTPARIGSECRLHGNVRAETIDVGADSNVFGSLRARGDVTVGERTRIHGDLTTRDGDVTVRESARVLGDVSCRDLDLHPDVEIDGSIRATGEITMGTTERERE, encoded by the coding sequence GTGGCGTTCAGCAGGGACCCCCTCGACGAACTCGTGGTTCCCGACGGAACCGAAGCCAAAGAGGTCGATCTGGTGACCGACGGCGACGTCCTCGTCGGCACCCGGTCGACCGTCGACTTCGGCATCCGCGGGCGAAACGTGCTCGTCGGCGAAAGCGTCGACGTCGACGGAAGCATCGAAGCGGCGGGCGACTGCCGGCTCGATATGTGGTGTACGGTCGGTGGCGACGTGCTCGTCGGCGAGGACGCGTACGTCGGCGAACGGGTCACCGTCGACGGCCAACTCAAGGTCGCCGGCGATCTAGACATCGGCGACGACGTCGAGATCGAGGAGGGGTTCGAGGCCAACGGCTGGATCGTCATTCGAAATCCGATGCCAACGATCGTCTTCCTGTTCGTCTACCTCAAACATCTCCTGTTGCTCGGTGAGGAAGACGCCGCCCAGCGGCTCGTCTCCGAACTCGTCGACGACGAGGGCGAGGAGCCGCCCGTCGAACCGCTCGTGATTCCGGGCAACGCGACGGTCGGCGACGACGCCTGGCGCGTCTCGACGCCGGCCCGAATCGGCAGCGAGTGTCGCCTCCACGGCAACGTCCGTGCGGAGACGATCGACGTCGGCGCCGACTCGAACGTCTTCGGCAGTCTCCGAGCCCGCGGCGACGTGACGGTCGGTGAGCGAACGCGGATTCACGGCGACCTGACCACCCGTGACGGCGACGTGACGGTCCGCGAGAGCGCCCGCGTACTCGGCGACGTCTCCTGTCGCGATCTCGACCTCCACCCGGACGTCGAGATCGACGGCTCGATCCGGGCGACCGGCGAGATCACGATGGGGACGACCGAACGCGAGCGGGAGTGA
- a CDS encoding DUF6517 family protein: MNRRSLLAGCGAAGLAGLAGCLGLVGMDEHEASPAGVDVQARDETGYRQTGIDDVVVDRDVGAGPLSSEVSATNYVTEHEKTIDMGILGEARGAMFMVLTTPQIGLLGRNFNPVEDMSAAELIELVEDNYDEIGNVEEDTSDTVEILDQSTTQTRFTADAVFEGQSLQVYLHVSEAVQTDDDLLVTIGVYPRQLRSQEEPLILELMAGVDEDAHEDATTDEEHNSSADDGETDGVLGIVG; encoded by the coding sequence ATGAATCGACGGAGTCTCCTCGCGGGGTGTGGGGCCGCCGGACTGGCTGGTCTGGCCGGTTGTCTCGGACTCGTCGGCATGGACGAGCACGAGGCGTCACCTGCTGGCGTCGATGTCCAGGCTCGTGACGAGACCGGCTACCGACAGACGGGCATCGACGATGTCGTCGTCGACCGAGACGTTGGCGCCGGCCCGCTCTCCTCAGAAGTGAGCGCGACGAACTACGTGACCGAACACGAGAAGACGATCGATATGGGAATACTCGGAGAGGCACGCGGTGCGATGTTCATGGTCCTCACGACACCCCAGATCGGGCTCCTCGGCCGGAATTTCAACCCTGTCGAGGATATGTCTGCGGCAGAACTGATCGAACTCGTCGAGGATAACTACGACGAGATCGGAAACGTCGAAGAAGATACATCCGATACCGTCGAGATTCTCGATCAATCGACGACGCAGACCCGGTTCACCGCGGACGCGGTGTTCGAGGGACAGAGCCTCCAGGTGTACCTACACGTCAGCGAGGCCGTCCAGACCGACGACGATCTGCTCGTGACGATCGGCGTCTACCCGCGACAACTCCGCTCGCAGGAAGAGCCCCTCATTCTCGAGTTGATGGCTGGTGTCGACGAAGACGCTCACGAGGACGCGACGACCGATGAGGAGCACAACTCGTCAGCCGACGATGGCGAGACCGACGGCGTCCTCGGAATTGTCGGATAG
- a CDS encoding FAD-dependent monooxygenase produces MTDGGYEHYEAIVVGCGPGGAAAAARLADHGVETLVLERGVEAGSKNVSGGLIYAEESAPYAIDDLFPDFREVAAERPVTDYYIHNVAGNTVKTYDLTDLHEHDTDWCDAVLRRQMDSWLEKRVHEKTSETGGGVLTEVRVNGLLRENGEIVGVTCDELDPITADLIVAADGVNSELARDAGLMNWEEPDEWFQGVKATVEMDPEAIEERFDVDSDQGVAHLFSGDLFSDVRGGGFLYTNEDSLSVGTVFHLDSLVEQEAEPHELLDALLTHPLLAQWFRGEYDEREYAAKLVPDSKKVAHREPYRDRLVLVGDAAGQMQAQGPIIKGMNHAVTAGALAADAFASTRGNTDPEAAGRQYAASLEDSGTMAKLRPRRYDLAKTVGERDLVTRAVDTVLESRVGGLAVGNPLSKRLLRRAYNSPFLVSMLPDAQTGYVTLPAVIGEQHGRTIHWENEVEPPSLEERIGDLTYDTDVGNPHIRLVEDSVEASGAAVAACPVSAEDFGGGCYRAETVSTNGTEETVVSLDTQPCIECGTCAIVAETEWEHPRGGKGVEYREG; encoded by the coding sequence ATGACTGATGGCGGCTACGAGCACTACGAGGCGATCGTCGTCGGCTGTGGTCCCGGCGGGGCCGCGGCGGCGGCCCGCCTGGCAGACCACGGCGTCGAGACGCTCGTCTTAGAGCGCGGCGTCGAGGCCGGCTCGAAGAACGTCTCTGGCGGCCTGATCTACGCCGAGGAGTCGGCGCCGTACGCGATCGACGACCTCTTTCCCGACTTCCGCGAGGTGGCCGCAGAGCGCCCCGTCACCGACTACTACATCCACAACGTCGCCGGAAACACGGTCAAAACGTACGATCTGACCGATCTCCACGAACACGACACCGACTGGTGCGACGCCGTCCTCCGCCGGCAGATGGACTCCTGGCTCGAGAAGCGCGTCCACGAGAAAACCAGCGAGACGGGCGGGGGCGTCCTCACCGAGGTGCGGGTCAACGGCCTGCTCAGAGAAAACGGTGAGATCGTCGGCGTGACTTGCGACGAACTCGACCCGATCACGGCCGATCTGATCGTCGCGGCCGACGGGGTCAACTCCGAACTCGCCCGCGACGCCGGCCTGATGAATTGGGAGGAACCAGACGAGTGGTTCCAGGGCGTCAAAGCGACCGTCGAGATGGATCCCGAGGCGATCGAAGAGCGCTTCGACGTCGACTCCGACCAGGGCGTCGCCCATCTCTTCTCGGGCGATCTCTTCTCCGACGTTCGGGGCGGCGGCTTCCTCTATACGAACGAGGACAGTCTGTCGGTCGGGACCGTCTTCCACCTGGATAGTCTCGTCGAGCAGGAGGCCGAACCGCACGAGCTGCTCGACGCCCTGCTCACTCACCCCTTGCTCGCCCAGTGGTTCCGCGGCGAGTACGACGAGCGCGAGTACGCCGCGAAGCTCGTCCCGGACTCGAAGAAGGTCGCCCACCGCGAGCCCTACCGGGATCGGCTCGTCCTCGTTGGCGACGCCGCTGGCCAGATGCAGGCCCAGGGGCCGATCATCAAGGGGATGAACCACGCCGTGACCGCGGGCGCGCTCGCGGCCGACGCCTTCGCGAGCACCCGCGGCAACACCGATCCCGAGGCCGCAGGGCGCCAGTACGCGGCGTCTCTCGAGGACTCTGGGACGATGGCGAAACTCCGGCCGCGACGGTACGACCTCGCAAAGACCGTCGGCGAGCGCGACCTCGTCACGAGGGCGGTTGATACGGTCCTCGAGTCACGAGTCGGCGGCCTCGCGGTCGGCAATCCGCTCTCGAAGCGGCTGCTTCGTCGGGCGTACAACTCGCCGTTTCTCGTCTCGATGCTGCCGGACGCACAGACCGGCTACGTCACACTCCCGGCGGTGATCGGCGAGCAACACGGCCGGACAATCCACTGGGAGAACGAGGTCGAACCCCCCTCCCTCGAGGAACGGATCGGAGACCTCACGTACGATACAGACGTCGGGAACCCCCACATCCGACTCGTTGAGGACTCCGTCGAAGCCAGCGGGGCGGCCGTCGCCGCCTGCCCCGTCAGCGCCGAGGACTTCGGCGGCGGCTGCTATCGGGCAGAGACCGTCTCGACTAACGGCACGGAAGAGACCGTCGTTAGCTTGGACACCCAGCCCTGCATCGAGTGTGGCACCTGCGCGATCGTCGCCGAGACCGAGTGGGAACACCCCCGCGGCGGCAAGGGCGTCGAGTACCGCGAGGGGTGA
- a CDS encoding SDR family NAD(P)-dependent oxidoreductase encodes MSEPRGAIVIGASSGIGEALARELAAEGYRVGLAARRTERLKSIGEELPTKAYVATMDVTDAETARERFFGLAEAMGRVELVVISAGIGRVNRELEWERQRQVIETNVTGFAALASAAVAYFEERAGAGGEASDGHESSTEAPAGHLVGISSIAAHVGIGALPAYGASKAFVSNYLEGLRYRQSGRGADVTITTVEPGYVDTRLSVGEFWRASPESTAKQIARAIRRERRHVYVTRRWRLVAWWLKAMPERVLQWLLR; translated from the coding sequence ATGAGCGAGCCACGCGGGGCGATCGTCATCGGCGCCTCCTCCGGAATCGGCGAGGCGCTCGCGCGGGAACTCGCCGCCGAGGGGTATCGAGTCGGACTGGCGGCCCGGCGGACCGAGCGCCTGAAATCGATCGGCGAGGAACTGCCGACGAAGGCGTACGTGGCGACGATGGACGTGACCGACGCCGAGACCGCCCGCGAGCGCTTTTTCGGGTTGGCCGAGGCGATGGGGCGGGTAGAGCTGGTCGTGATCAGCGCCGGGATCGGCCGGGTCAACCGCGAGTTGGAGTGGGAGCGCCAGCGTCAGGTTATCGAGACGAACGTGACGGGGTTTGCGGCGCTCGCGAGCGCCGCGGTGGCGTACTTCGAGGAGCGGGCAGGCGCGGGGGGAGAGGCGAGCGACGGACACGAGTCCAGTACCGAGGCGCCGGCCGGCCACCTCGTCGGCATCTCGTCGATCGCCGCCCACGTCGGCATCGGCGCCCTCCCAGCCTACGGCGCCTCGAAGGCGTTCGTCTCGAACTATCTAGAAGGGCTGCGGTATCGGCAATCGGGACGGGGCGCGGACGTGACGATCACCACCGTCGAGCCGGGCTACGTCGATACGCGGCTCTCGGTGGGGGAGTTCTGGCGAGCCTCACCCGAATCGACGGCGAAACAGATCGCACGCGCGATCCGGAGAGAGCGCCGCCACGTTTACGTCACCCGGCGTTGGCGGCTGGTTGCGTGGTGGCTGAAGGCGATGCCTGAGCGCGTCTTACAGTGGCTGCTTCGGTGA